A single genomic interval of Penicillium psychrofluorescens genome assembly, chromosome: 2 harbors:
- a CDS encoding uncharacterized protein (ID:PFLUO_002845-T1.cds;~source:funannotate), which translates to MSDHHLRAAPLVTTTQAIANELAGRHTSERRAPRHWRVPLDDDRPDVYEAILLAPGENKIDVEIDTRMPNAAIFTFHKEDHTLANLLRSRLIKTPHVIFAAYKVPHPLTPNFLLRVQTDGEVTPREVVINACHALIKDLGILSREFTKEYELRKAANAANLQQQNAE; encoded by the exons ATGTCGGACCATCATCTCAGGGCCGCACCTCTCGTGACTACCACCCAGGCGATCGCAAATGAGCTGGCCGGTCGGCACACGTCCGAGCGCCGGGCTCCGCGCCACTGGCGGGTGCcgcttgatgatgatcgtcCCGATGT GTATGAAGCTATCTTGCTCGCTCCGGGTGAGAACAAGATCGATGTCGAGATCGATACTC GAATGCCCAAtgccgccatcttcaccttccacAAAGAGGACCACACCCTCGCCAACCTGCTTCGCTCCCGTCTGATCAAGACCCCCCACGTCATTTTCGCTGCCTACAAG GTCCCCCACCCGTTGACCCCCAACTTCCTCCTGCGCGTTCAGACTGATGGTGAAGTCACCCCGCGCGAGGTTGTCATCAACGCTTGCCACGCACTGATCAAGGACCTGGGCATTCTGTCGCGCGAGTTCACCAAGGAGTACGAGCTCCGCAAGGCGGCCAATGCTGCCAACCTGCAGCAACAGAACGCCGAGTAA
- a CDS encoding uncharacterized protein (ID:PFLUO_002844-T1.cds;~source:funannotate), with the protein MYSSSNSFLGGGAGGRPGQAPFMPQQQQQYTQFPQGQQQQSPMQQPQPTGFAPQPTGFAGQPSPFGGSQLQPQATGFPAGQLQPQFTGYPGAPQQPPPSQQQQQQPPQGFQQQQYTGYPPQPQQQQQQQPPQFQASQPTGLPSRPAPKTSAEIASSFQGAGATEVRPQVPPKTGSRIPSIRLSFITAQDQAKFEQLFKSAVGDSKTMDGDKARDLLMRSKLAGADLSKIWVLSDSTKSGQLFFPEFALAMYLCNLRLTGRELPPALPETIKNEVSSMVDIISFDVPDEQPGPAPRTNAPNFDAPLMENKSTPPVVQQPQPQQPNNSQLLSQLTAQPTGFFPQQTGMQQPQQTGFPGQNTQSQFMQPQQTGFMTNPQATGYSGPRPPMPPMPTGFGSNLSPAQTGGMQGLTAQPTGIPGQWGFINTPAQGLPNIEAMKQQLMPQPGREGGFTTTGLSGNATVAWAITKEEKKIYDDLFRAWDGLRKGFVSGETAIEIMGQSGLNRKDLERIWTLADPHNRGRLNMDEFAVGMHLIYRALNGYPVPSRLPAELIPPSTRHLNDSIGTVKSLLSQDAESRKASGAFLQPQKTGVSYLKDHSFRGGGSPGSSRKDATMFKNNDSASGYRSSARRRVGGDPRSPSPTASSQASDEDLSPDQLRKKIRETKVMLDAVDFQDENRAEDDEALDRRDRREAESLMDRIRRVQDDIDTHPNASFRQLDSGAERRSLRRQLQSFEDQVPQVASDVRRLEREIADAKLELFRLQDAKANPSSAANIVGTGPGGAVTEADRIKARARARMQARAAELSGRPAPAAEDDDGQAARRLESESSKVGSERERNDTMTRDVEESVRDFARSLEESLRDEGQNSTREHEKRRWEDALGVEDTIRDFIYDLSRNSRTANVRKEERERPAQEQRRYESPAAETPASRPSVSPSASSPAPGNTHEDRVAAARQRAQQRIAERMAAAGLKPTDANETLLQRQEREKKEREERLKRAEEDDAKREQERQRRLAEEKGGPSAAASKTVGKKPPPAPPTRRGRTDSAGQADAKKADDVAREQAIRDEQEVQEAETKHLEDEAKQREAEFNKEKEAQAARLRALEEQVKQGKVKKQEEKRRREEAARQAKEQEDKLAAQRAELEMAKERERELQRQLEGLDEEESSSDEEGTGYVTPEDGTPTQSQVLPPAPPPVPTVSVPEPEPESPAISAVSADTESKNPYFSRMAGQPAEATPATSPPASTNPFHRLQQQEAVKPTFTGAGPLERKSRARPEDDDDWSQAGSDFDDSSDEEEDRPGGGSAKQLASILFGTMAPPRPLSAMDEENKSATPVQDSPVAPPPPVPSAPAETETNGFSSPPPTGAPPPPPPPPPGAAAPPPPPPPPAGGAPTAPPPPPPGAAPPPPAPPAMGGGGGDNRSALLASIQAGRGLKKVQTNDRSQSNSAGRVL; encoded by the exons ATGTATTCCTCGTCGAATTCCTtcctcggcggtggtgctggtggccgACCTGGCCAGGCACCATTCatgccgcagcagcagcaacagtACACGCAATTCCCCCAgggccagcagcaacaatcgCCAATGCAGCAACCCCAGCCCACTGGCTTCGCTCCTCAACCCACCGGTTTCGCTGGCCAACCCTCGCCATTCGGCGGCTCGCAACTACAGCCCCAGGCTACCGGATTCCCCGCCGGACAGCTCCAGCCACAGTTCACCGGTTACCCTGGCGCTCCCCAGCAGCCACcaccgtcgcagcagcagcaacagcagccacCACAAGGCtttcagcagcagcaatatACGGGATATCCTCCccaaccccagcagcaacaacagcagcagcctccgCAGTTCCAGGCCTCGCAGCCCACGGGGTTGCCCTCTCGCCCGGCTCCCAAGACATCCGCTGAGATCGCAAGTTCCTTCCAAGGTGCTGGCGCCACCGAGGTGCGGCCTCAGGTGCCCCCCAAGACTGGGTCGAGGATCCCCAGCATTCGCCTTTCGTTTATTACCGCCCAGGATCAGGCCAAGTTCGAGCAGCTCTTCAAGTCTGCGGTGGGCGACAGCAAGACAATGGATGGCGACAAAGCAAGGGACCTTCTGATGCGCTCGAAGCTCGCTGGTGCCGACCTgtccaagatctgggtcTTGTCGGATTCTACCAAATCTGGACAGCTGTTCTTCCCCGAGTTCGCCCTGGCGATGTACCTGTGCAATCTGCGCCTCACCGGTCGCGAGCTCCCCCCCGCCCTGCCGGAAACAATCAAGAATGAGGTGTCCAGTATGGTTGATATCATCTCGTTTGACGTTCCCGATGAACAACCAGGTCCTGCGCCACGGACGAACGCCCCCAACTTTGATGCACCTCTTATGGAGAACAAATCTACGCCACCGGTTGTCCAGCAAccccagccccagcagccCAACAACTCACAGCTTCTGTCACAATTGACGGCGCAGCCCACCGGGTTCTTCCCTCAGCAGACTGGCATGCAGCAGCCTCAGCAAACTGGTTTTCCTGGCCAGAACACTCAATCCCAGTTTATGCAGCCCCAGCAAACCGGCTTTATGACCAACCCGCAGGCCACGGGATACAGCGGTCCTCGGCCCCCGATGCCGCCCATGCCAACCGGCTTTGGCTCCAATCTCAGCCCGGCGCAGACTGGAGGCATGCAAGGACTCACTGCTCAACCCACTGGTATACCCGGTCAGTGGGGCTTTATCAACACCCCTGCACAGGGATTGCCGAATATTGAGGCCATGAAGCAGCAACTGATGCCCCAACCTGGTCGTGAAGGTGGCTTTACCACTACTGGACTTTCTGGAAACGCCACAGTTGCCTGGGCCATTacaaaggaagagaagaaaattTATGACGACCTCTTCCGTGCGTGGGATGGTTTGCGCAAGGGCTTTGTTAGCGGCGAGACTGCTATTGAGATCATGGGCCAGAGTGGGTTGAATCGGAAGGACCTAGAGCGAATTTGGACTCTGGCAGATCCTCACAACCGGGGTCGACTTAACATGGATGAGTTCGCTGTTGGCATGCATCTGATCTACCGAGCGCTGAACGGGTATCCGGTTCCCAGTCGTTTACCTGCAGAGCTTATCCCGCCGTCGACCAGGCACTTGAACGACTCCATTGGCACTGTCAAGTCACTGCTTTCTCAGGATGCTGAATCTCGGAAAGCCAGCGGAGCGTTCCTGCAGCCGCAGAAGACCGGTGTCAGCTATCTCAAGGACCATTCGTTCCGCGGCGGAGGTTCACCCGGATCTAGCCGCAAGGATGCGACCATGTTCAAGAATAACGATTCAGCTAGTGGCTATCGGTCCAGCGCGCGTCGTCGTGTTGGTGGTGATCCTCGCTCCCCCTCGCCTACCGCTTCCTCACAGGCTTCAGATGAAGACCTGTCTCCGGACCAGTTGCGCAAGAAGATTCGTGAGACCAAGGTCATGCTCGACGCTGTGGATTTCCAAGACGAGAACCGggcagaagatgatgaggCTCTGGATCGCCGAGATCGCCGCGAGGCTGAGAGCCTGATGGACCGGATTCGCCGCGTGCAAGATGACATCGACACCCACCCCAATGCCTCATTCCGCCAATTGGATAGCGGGGCTGAGCGTCGGTCCCTTCGACGTCAATTGCAGTCCTTTGAGGACCAGGTTCCGCAGGTTGCCTCTGATGTCCGTCGCCTTGAACGGGAGATTGCGGATGCGAAACTTGAGCTCTTCCGCCTGCAGGACGCCAAGGCTAACCCCAGCAGCGCCGCTAACATCGTGGGCACTGGTCCCGGTGGCGCGGTTACCGAAGCCGATCGGATTAAGGCTCGTGCCCGTGCGCGCATGCAGGCACGGGCTGCCGAGCTTTCTGGGCGCCCAGCTCCCGCTgcggaagatgatgacggtcAGGCCGCTCGCCGCCTGGAGAGCGAAAGTTCGAAGGTGGGGTCTGAACGCGAGCGCAATGATACCATGACGCGTGATGTTGAAGAAAGCGTTCGGGACTTTGCTCGCAGTTTGGAGGAGAGTCTCCGTGACGAAGGGCAGAACTCAACCCGTGAGCATGAGAAGCGTCGCTGGGAGGATGCTCTGGGTGTCGAAGATACCATTCGCGACTTTATCTACGATCTGAGCCGAAACAGCCGGACAGCCAATGTTCGCAAGGAAGA GCGAGAGAGGCCTGCGCAGGAACAGCGTCGTTATGAATCCCCGGCTGCCGAAACCCCGGCTTCCCGCCCTTCTGTGTCGCCGTCTGCTAGCTCCCCTGCTCCTGGTAACACACACGAAGACCGCGTGGCAGCTGCCCGGCAGCGCGCACAACAGCGTATTGCCGAGCgcatggctgctgctggtctgaAGCCCACTGACGCGAATGAAAcccttcttcaacgccaggaacgggagaagaaggagcgtgAGGAGCGGCTGAAGCGtgccgaggaagatgatgccaAGCGGGAACAGGAGAGACAGCGCCGCCTAGCTGAAGAGAAGGGTGGCCCCAGTGCTGCTGCTTCGAAGACAGTGGGCAAGAAACCTCCGCCAGCCCCTCCCACGCGAAGAGGCCGTACCGACAGTGCTGGTCAGGCTGATGCAAAGAAggcggatgatgtcgcgCGTGAGCAGGCAATCAGGGATGAGCAAGAGGTGCAAGAGGCGGAGACCAAGCATCTTGA AGATGAGGCAAAGCAACGCGAAGCTGAATTCAATAAAGAGAAGGAGGCTCAAGCAGCTCGACTGCGTGctctggaggagcaggtcaagcagggcaaggtcaagaagcAAGAGGAGAAACGCCGCAGGGAAGAAGCGGCTCGTCAGGCCAAAGAGCAAGAAGACAAACTTGCGGCCCAACGCGCTGAGCTCGAGATGGCCAAGGAACGCGAGCGCGAGCTGCAGCGTCAACTGGAAGGAttggacgaagaagagagctCGTCAGACGAAGAGGGAACTGGCTATGTTACCCCAGAGGACGGCACTCCCACGCAGAGCCAGGTCCTGCCTCCGgctccgccgccggtgcctACTGTGTCGGTCCCCGAACCGGAGCCCGAATCCCCAGCTATCTCTGCCGTCTCCGCGGACACTGAGTCCAAGAACCCTTACTTCAGCAGGATGGCGGGTCAACCGGCCGAGGCCACACCGGCGACATCACCTCCGGCGTCCACGAACCCATTCCAccggctccagcagcaggaggCTGTTAAGCCAACGTTCACGGGCGCTGGACCGTTGGAGCGCAAGTCCCGCGCGCGTcccgaagacgacgacgactgGTCTCAAGCCGGCTCTGATTTCGACGACTCCTccgacgaagaggaggaccGTCCTGGCGGCGGTAGCGCCAAGCAGCTGGCCAGCATTCTGTTCGGCACGATGGCCCCGCCGCGCCCTCTGAGCgccatggacgaggagaacAAGTCCGCCACTCCGGTGCAAGACAGCCCTGttgctcctccgccacctgtGCCTTCTGCTCCCGCGGAGACAGAGACTAAcggcttctcttctcccccacCAACCGGTgcgcctccgccgccgccaccccctcccccaggtgccgctgctcctccccctccgcctccgcctccagctgGCGGAGCCCCGActgcaccgccgccgcctcctccggGCGCTGCACCCCCACCACCTGCGCCGCCAGCcatgggcggcggtgggggtGACAATCGCTCTGCGCTCCTTGCGTCTATCCAGGCGGGCAGGGGCCTCAAAAAGGTCCAGACAAACGATCGGAGTCAGAGCAACTCCGCTGGGCGCGTTCTGTAA
- a CDS encoding uncharacterized protein (ID:PFLUO_002846-T1.cds;~source:funannotate): MPPNTLHKTYPWISPSNPSLASAPMLNIATANLAISVSKAGGIGFIAGGYNLSGLSAELISASKQTTSLHPTNPLPAFYTDTGLLPLGVGFLNWGADRAEAISILKQHPPAAVWLFAPTNMPDDLLEWANEIRSITPRSKTASKPQQRIQIWVQVGTVHEALSAQQTLHPDVIVAQGSDAGGHGLARSASLMTLLPEICSTLPELTQTPILAAGGISTGRSLAAALSLGAVGAVMGTRFLACAEANIATGYQREILRATDGGASTVRSTVYDSVRGIHGWPERYDGRGVVNHSYIDSVESGMDDEENRRLYRLEMAKGDDGWGPQGRMTTYAGTGVGLVNRVLSAEEILDEVWEDMKRAIGGLTAWQ, translated from the coding sequence ATGCCACCAAACACTCTCCACAAAACCTACCCATGGATATCACCTTCCAACCCCTCACTAGCCAGCGCGCCAATGCTAAACATCGCGACCGCGAACCTGGCCATCTCAGTCTCAAAAGCCGGCGGAATTGGGTTTATCGCAGGCGGATATAACCTCTCAGGCCTATCAGCCGAGCTCATCAGCGCAAGCAAGCAAACCACATCCCTGCACCCGACAAATCCCCTTCCCGCTTTCTATACCGACACAGGACTCCTACCGCTGGGAGTGGGCTTTCTGAACTGGGGCGCCGACAGAGCGGAAGCAATAAGCATTCTGAAACAACACCCCCCCGCCGCAGTGTGGCTATTCGCACCTACAAACATGCCGGACGATCTACTGGAGTGGGCGAATGAGATCCGCTCCATAACTCCCAGAAGCAAGACTGCATCTAAACCCCAACAGCGAATCCAAATCTGGGTCCAAGTGGGAACAGTGCACGAAGCCCTCTCCGCACAGCAGACACTGCATCCGGATGTAATCGTCGCGCAGGGCAGCGACGCAGGCGGACACGGACTCGCGCGCTCGGCCTCGCTCATGACCCTTCTTCCGGAAATATGCAGCACATTACCTGAACTAACACAGACGCCAATTCTCGCAGCAGGCGGGATAAGCACAGGTCGCTCGCTCGCCGCAGCACTCTCACTCGGCGCCGTAGGCGCAGTAATGGGGACGCGGTTCCTTGCCTGCGCAGAAGCGAATATCGCCACGGGTTACCAGCGGGAAATACTGCGGGCGACCGATGGTGGGGCGAGTACGGTGCGGTCGACGGTTTATGATTCTGTACGAGGGATACATGGATGGCCCGAGCGGTATGATGGGCGAGGGGTTGTGAATCACAGTTATATTGATTCTGTGGAGAGCGGTatggatgacgaggagaatcGGAGGTTGTACCGATTGGAAATGGCGAAGGGGGATGATGGTTGGGGTCCTCAGGGTAGGATGACGACGTATGCTGGGACCGGAGTGGGACTTGTGAATAGAGTGCTTTCTGCGGAGGAGATACTGGACGAGGTTTGGGAGGATATGAAGCGTGCTATTGGAGGGCTGACGGCGTGGCAGTGA